A region of Desulfolithobacter dissulfuricans DNA encodes the following proteins:
- a CDS encoding anti-phage dCTP deaminase produces MKLVFTGSFEDLQAALAGVNGKWDSSQPNKKVLRARGGVLNWYVSTGTIQLQGKEPGRTWLENQAKYALSPSEFPSEESDIEAPWDSESPEEPTNADSTEITPAEKYLAGAFEESELVIGIVTAVGTETERVVTPLTDRLKHFGYEVEHIRVSTLLTAEHAENEYERIKGLMAAGDEIRKNSGNNAILAYGAAKLIHERRDESKAKRAYIINSLKHPDEVGLLRKIYGQGFYLFGVHADKVRRLSYLTNDKGLTPTQAAELTDIDEDEKIPHGQRTRDTYHLADFFLNFGKNDDQVKNTIQRFLELIFSHPYKNPTFDEFSMFMAFSSSVRSGDLSRQVGAVITRNQQIIATGANECPVSGGGLYWSKVDPETGEVIDSGDGKDYTREQDSNKAEQQEIIQSILSQLISVAGTDEELKDRFTKVLEQSRISDLTEFGRVVHAEMEAIISCARAGIDCVDSTMYCTTFPCHNCAKHIIASGISRVVYVEPYPKSKALELHSESIELKTKLDAEINTDRVVFEPFTGVGARRFLDFFSMNLGVGNKLRRKNKDGTTVSWEKKNAKLRVPLLPASYRDIEETSASLYAKVTDA; encoded by the coding sequence ATGAAATTAGTTTTTACTGGATCGTTTGAAGATCTCCAAGCTGCTTTAGCAGGCGTTAATGGAAAATGGGACTCTTCCCAACCCAATAAGAAAGTACTGAGGGCGCGTGGAGGTGTGCTCAACTGGTATGTATCTACTGGCACCATACAGTTACAGGGAAAGGAACCGGGGAGAACTTGGTTAGAAAATCAAGCCAAATATGCTCTTTCTCCCAGTGAATTCCCATCAGAAGAATCCGACATTGAAGCCCCGTGGGATTCCGAATCCCCAGAGGAACCAACGAATGCTGACAGTACAGAGATAACACCAGCCGAGAAATACCTTGCTGGAGCCTTCGAAGAATCTGAGCTTGTAATAGGCATCGTTACAGCTGTTGGAACTGAGACCGAACGTGTAGTAACCCCATTGACTGATCGGCTGAAACATTTTGGCTATGAAGTAGAACACATTCGCGTATCGACTCTTTTAACCGCCGAACACGCAGAAAACGAGTACGAAAGAATCAAGGGACTCATGGCGGCGGGCGATGAAATCAGAAAAAACTCCGGGAACAACGCAATTCTGGCTTATGGTGCGGCCAAATTGATCCATGAACGGCGAGACGAAAGTAAAGCTAAACGGGCCTATATAATAAATTCGCTTAAGCATCCAGATGAAGTCGGGTTGCTACGCAAAATTTATGGCCAGGGTTTTTACCTATTTGGTGTTCATGCCGACAAAGTAAGAAGGCTAAGTTATCTAACCAACGACAAGGGACTAACGCCGACACAAGCAGCCGAACTCACGGATATTGATGAAGACGAGAAAATCCCTCATGGCCAACGGACACGGGACACTTACCACTTGGCAGATTTCTTTCTGAACTTTGGAAAAAATGACGACCAAGTAAAAAACACCATACAGCGCTTTCTCGAACTGATTTTTTCCCATCCATATAAAAATCCAACCTTCGATGAATTTTCGATGTTCATGGCGTTTTCGAGCTCTGTTAGGTCAGGGGATCTATCTCGTCAAGTTGGAGCGGTAATAACCCGAAACCAGCAAATTATCGCCACTGGAGCAAATGAATGTCCGGTATCAGGGGGAGGTCTCTATTGGTCCAAGGTCGACCCGGAAACCGGTGAGGTTATTGATTCTGGCGACGGCAAGGACTACACGAGAGAGCAAGACTCAAACAAGGCTGAACAGCAGGAAATCATCCAAAGCATCCTGAGCCAGCTCATTTCAGTAGCTGGTACAGATGAAGAACTAAAGGATAGGTTTACCAAGGTTCTTGAGCAGAGCCGTATCAGCGATCTAACCGAGTTTGGACGTGTAGTGCATGCGGAGATGGAGGCCATAATTTCTTGCGCAAGGGCTGGTATCGATTGTGTGGATTCCACAATGTATTGCACCACATTTCCCTGCCATAACTGTGCTAAACATATTATTGCTTCTGGTATTTCTCGGGTTGTGTATGTCGAGCCGTACCCCAAGAGCAAAGCATTAGAGCTGCATTCGGAATCGATAGAATTGAAGACTAAGCTGGATGCGGAGATTAATACAGATCGTGTTGTATTTGAGCCGTTCACCGGAGTTGGGGCCAGACGGTTTCTAGATTTCTTTTCTATGAATCTTGGTGTGGGAAATAAACTTCGCAGAAAGAACAAGGATGGAACTACAGTATCCTGGGAGAAGAAAAATGCAAAGCTTAGAGTTCCACTTTTGCCTGCCTCATACCGTGATATAGAAGAAACTTCGGCTAGTTTGTATGCAAAAGTCACTGACGCCTAA
- a CDS encoding transposase encodes MYNVSVSITTDTINTKGEATMKVTRTAQKINMDNIVDISVDVHKDTLCFFFEIDGAEFSYTCSNRTTIIEKRLISYRDIALEHGRKGLRIICEPTGQFQNKLMRTARRLGFFTNYVNAESVAKFRVVESNDNNKTDKKDPRVINTLGKLNKVIRFRMIGEKYLMLRKLHKICDECDVAITSHRCRISKLLVELFCDYSFKKDFLYSNSGLALVAQYGCNPYRIVDDGYQIFCRKMRKAAPRIMSRTLERLWEDANSSVLNVLPPGYVQVLEQYLYDRLDDYFNVLERKEKITEQMVEILEKLRLDDPLIPPPTPHVISEKNLARLLAETGPLSDFANWRKLMRYAGLNLKTRQSGTYQGQNKISKKGRKLLRKVLQAIVLPLVKKGRLYGEFYHKKKDETKMPGNKAMTIVARHLLKKIFGWYRSGEAFDERRFFTCQSRYETMAKAA; translated from the coding sequence ATGTATAATGTGAGTGTTTCGATCACAACGGATACTATCAACACAAAAGGAGAAGCCACAATGAAAGTTACGCGAACTGCTCAGAAAATCAACATGGATAATATTGTCGATATTTCGGTGGATGTTCACAAAGATACCCTGTGCTTTTTCTTTGAAATCGACGGGGCTGAATTTTCCTACACCTGCAGCAACCGTACGACAATTATTGAAAAAAGGCTTATCAGTTATCGTGATATAGCCCTTGAGCATGGCAGAAAGGGGTTGCGGATCATCTGCGAACCGACCGGACAGTTTCAGAATAAACTCATGAGAACTGCCAGGAGACTTGGATTTTTCACCAACTATGTCAATGCCGAGTCCGTAGCAAAATTCCGAGTAGTGGAGTCCAATGATAACAACAAAACCGACAAAAAGGATCCGCGAGTTATCAATACCCTGGGAAAACTGAATAAGGTCATCAGGTTCCGCATGATCGGAGAAAAATATTTGATGCTCAGAAAACTGCACAAAATCTGCGATGAATGCGATGTTGCTATTACCAGCCATCGTTGTCGGATCAGCAAGTTGCTGGTTGAGCTTTTCTGCGATTATTCCTTTAAAAAAGATTTTCTGTACAGCAACTCCGGTCTTGCCCTGGTTGCGCAGTACGGATGCAATCCATACCGGATAGTCGATGATGGTTATCAGATTTTTTGCCGGAAGATGCGAAAGGCAGCACCGCGGATCATGTCCCGCACCTTGGAACGTTTGTGGGAAGATGCCAATAGTTCCGTTTTGAACGTATTGCCTCCTGGATATGTGCAGGTGCTTGAACAATATCTCTACGACCGACTGGACGACTATTTCAACGTATTGGAACGAAAAGAGAAAATCACGGAACAGATGGTTGAGATTCTGGAGAAACTGCGCCTGGATGACCCGTTGATTCCGCCACCAACACCGCATGTCATCTCTGAAAAAAATCTTGCCAGGCTGCTTGCGGAAACCGGCCCGCTCTCTGATTTCGCTAACTGGCGCAAACTCATGCGCTATGCCGGTCTCAATCTCAAAACCAGGCAGAGCGGGACATACCAGGGCCAGAATAAAATCAGCAAAAAAGGAAGAAAACTGCTGAGGAAAGTCCTGCAGGCAATAGTCCTGCCGCTGGTCAAGAAAGGGCGCCTCTATGGGGAATTTTATCACAAAAAGAAAGATGAAACCAAAATGCCCGGAAACAAGGCCATGACCATTGTGGCCAGGCATCTGCTCAAAAAGATATTTGGTTGGTATCGTTCGGGAGAAGCGTTTGATGAGCGACGATTTTTTACCTGTCAAAGCAGGTACGAAACGATGGCCAAAGCAGCATGA
- a CDS encoding retron Ec67 family RNA-directed DNA polymerase/endonuclease, which produces MSSLEKLKQTNSLSDLAKLIGYKPNSLAYIIYKIPNEKKYIEFKVPKKTGGERIIKSPTSRLKKLQRRVADLLNDCLEEILSENKHSLSHGFRRNHSIISNAQKHVKKRHVFNVDLKDFFPSINFGRVRGFFIKNHHFKLKPKIATILAQIACHNNELPQGSPCSPVISNLIGHLIDIRMVNLAKRAKCTYSRYADDLTFSTNKKEFPNIIAVRKENGSNIWIPSRTLVNEIKKIGFEVNESKTSLQYKTSRQITTGLIVNKKVNIKKEYYRMARAMCNELFATNEFYLKSDIDGEEAKKGTVNQLIGIVNFIYYVKRLHDKRKLNERHYNPSSITKLYRRLLFYKYFYALKCPLLICEGKTDIIYLRCALKQLAKDFPTLIEKKDEKYNFNIAFLKFSKQLRDVFAIAKGTSGLCRILEMYPKIMSKFYAPGKVFPVIIIIDNDDGASKINSILQNKYKINNHCNREFNYICDNLYVVHIPSLEGQNVSIESLFNPELLKTKIDGKIFNPKSYLDKKKEYSKTVFAEKVVRMNQNDIDFTGFKPLFNRIELAIQNYTQINAEHLEGPWLSRDKNNFEAKINRPSAEG; this is translated from the coding sequence ATGTCTTCACTCGAAAAACTAAAACAAACAAATTCACTCAGTGATCTTGCTAAATTAATAGGATATAAACCGAACTCACTTGCTTATATTATATATAAAATACCTAATGAAAAAAAATACATAGAATTTAAAGTTCCTAAAAAAACTGGTGGTGAAAGGATAATCAAATCGCCTACTAGTAGATTAAAAAAATTACAGCGAAGGGTTGCTGATCTCCTAAATGATTGTCTTGAAGAGATCTTATCGGAAAATAAACATTCACTCTCACATGGTTTCAGGAGGAACCACTCGATTATATCAAATGCTCAAAAACATGTTAAAAAACGGCATGTTTTTAATGTTGATCTAAAAGATTTTTTTCCTTCAATAAACTTTGGTAGAGTAAGAGGTTTTTTTATCAAAAACCATCATTTTAAATTAAAACCTAAGATTGCCACAATTTTGGCTCAAATTGCGTGCCACAATAACGAATTACCTCAAGGGAGTCCATGTTCTCCGGTTATTTCAAATTTGATAGGGCATTTAATAGACATAAGGATGGTGAACCTTGCAAAAAGAGCTAAATGTACATACTCAAGATATGCTGATGATCTCACATTTTCTACAAATAAGAAAGAGTTTCCAAACATAATAGCGGTTAGAAAAGAAAATGGTTCAAATATATGGATTCCTAGCAGAACCTTAGTAAATGAAATCAAGAAAATAGGCTTCGAGGTAAACGAATCAAAAACTTCATTACAGTATAAAACTTCTCGTCAGATAACTACAGGCCTCATTGTAAATAAAAAAGTCAACATAAAAAAAGAATACTACCGAATGGCGAGAGCTATGTGTAATGAATTATTTGCAACTAACGAGTTTTACTTAAAAAGTGATATTGATGGGGAAGAGGCCAAGAAAGGAACTGTTAATCAATTAATTGGTATTGTAAACTTTATTTATTATGTGAAACGATTGCATGATAAGAGAAAACTGAACGAAAGACATTACAACCCTAGTTCAATTACAAAGCTATACAGGCGACTGTTATTTTATAAATATTTTTATGCCCTTAAGTGTCCATTGCTTATATGTGAAGGTAAAACGGATATAATCTATCTTAGATGCGCCCTTAAGCAACTCGCAAAAGATTTTCCAACACTTATAGAAAAAAAAGACGAAAAATATAACTTTAATATTGCTTTTTTGAAGTTTTCTAAACAATTGCGAGATGTTTTCGCTATAGCCAAAGGAACATCTGGTCTTTGCCGGATACTTGAAATGTATCCGAAAATAATGAGTAAATTTTATGCACCAGGAAAAGTATTTCCAGTGATAATAATTATCGATAATGATGATGGAGCAAGCAAAATAAATAGTATTTTGCAGAATAAATATAAAATCAACAATCATTGCAACAGAGAATTTAATTATATTTGTGATAATTTATATGTTGTGCATATACCTAGTCTAGAAGGACAAAATGTTTCAATTGAAAGTCTATTTAATCCGGAATTGCTAAAAACTAAAATTGATGGGAAAATATTTAATCCAAAATCATATTTGGATAAAAAGAAAGAATATAGCAAGACAGTTTTTGCAGAAAAGGTTGTTAGAATGAACCAAAACGACATCGACTTTACAGGTTTTAAACCACTTTTCAATCGAATCGAGTTAGCTATTCAAAATTACACTCAAATAAACGCCGAACACTTAGAAGGCCCCTGGTTGTCAAGAGACAAAAATAATTTTGAAGCGAAAATTAATCGCCCTTCAGCCGAAGGCTGA
- a CDS encoding IS1634 family transposase, with protein MAHIHKKIKKGRPYYYIRETARVNGKPRVINQVYLGSPERIMKMAAGELSGPDRIQIQEFGALWLANLMDSEVDIAGIVDSVVPRSAREKGPSVGEYFLYGVLNRMVDPRSKRALPEWYSSTAVQHIRPVDINALTSQRFWKKWDRVDANQLREIASRFFQRIAELEPGTSDCFLFDTTNYYTFMASDTPSDLARRGKNKEGRNWLRQVGVALLVSRKSKLPLYYREYEGNRHDSKLFLRVMEELFSVMNTLSGRESDMTLVIDKGMNSEENFALIDANPHVHFITTYSTYYAEDLIHVDLNKFQPVDTDKNRVLREQGREDDQLVAWRTSGAYWGQDRTVVVTYNPRTATRQRYGFEKKLLRLGEELALMRAKVNGGERNWRNRDRVWRRYVELCAGLHLPDNLYKMELYFDNGRLRMSCRKNHYRISRYIDRFGKNILITDNTSWTTDEIVRASLDRYGVESNFRQSKDTGLVSLMPLRHWTDSKIRCHIFTCIVALTYLRRIELMARRAGLEMSSATIMDTMHRLHSCLVWNKGRRKPERLLEEPSVKQAAILKAFGYYIDGGVLQRAGE; from the coding sequence ATGGCGCATATACATAAGAAAATTAAAAAGGGGCGACCCTACTACTACATCAGGGAAACCGCCAGGGTTAACGGCAAGCCCAGGGTGATCAACCAGGTCTACCTGGGCTCACCCGAGCGGATCATGAAAATGGCCGCGGGCGAGCTGTCAGGTCCGGATAGAATCCAGATCCAGGAGTTTGGCGCGCTCTGGCTGGCCAACCTGATGGACAGCGAGGTCGATATTGCCGGTATCGTCGATTCCGTTGTCCCAAGGTCCGCGCGGGAGAAAGGCCCCAGTGTAGGTGAATATTTTTTGTATGGCGTCCTGAACAGGATGGTTGACCCTCGCTCCAAAAGGGCGCTGCCCGAATGGTATTCATCAACCGCTGTTCAGCATATCCGGCCAGTGGACATAAACGCCCTTACCTCGCAGAGATTTTGGAAGAAATGGGACCGGGTCGATGCGAATCAGCTGCGGGAGATCGCCAGCCGATTTTTTCAACGTATTGCGGAGCTGGAACCTGGCACATCTGACTGTTTCCTGTTCGATACGACGAACTACTACACGTTCATGGCGAGTGATACTCCTTCCGATCTTGCCCGGCGCGGCAAGAACAAGGAAGGCAGAAACTGGTTGCGCCAGGTTGGCGTTGCCCTGCTGGTGTCCAGGAAAAGCAAGTTGCCCCTGTACTATCGCGAATACGAGGGAAATCGCCATGACTCAAAACTGTTTCTGCGGGTTATGGAGGAGCTGTTTTCGGTCATGAATACGCTCTCCGGGCGGGAGAGCGACATGACCCTGGTTATTGACAAGGGCATGAACAGTGAAGAGAATTTTGCCTTGATTGATGCCAATCCCCATGTGCATTTCATCACCACCTATTCCACCTATTATGCCGAAGACCTGATTCACGTTGATCTCAACAAGTTTCAGCCGGTTGATACGGACAAAAACCGGGTGTTGCGTGAACAAGGTCGCGAGGATGACCAGCTGGTAGCGTGGCGGACAAGCGGTGCGTATTGGGGCCAGGACAGGACAGTGGTGGTCACCTATAATCCCAGGACCGCCACCAGGCAGCGTTACGGTTTTGAGAAAAAGCTCCTGCGGCTTGGGGAAGAGCTTGCCCTGATGCGGGCCAAGGTCAATGGCGGGGAACGGAACTGGCGTAACAGAGACCGGGTTTGGCGGCGGTATGTTGAGCTTTGTGCAGGTCTTCATCTGCCGGACAACCTGTACAAGATGGAGCTGTATTTTGACAATGGACGGTTGCGCATGTCCTGTCGCAAGAATCATTACCGGATAAGCCGTTATATTGACCGGTTCGGCAAGAATATTCTTATCACCGACAACACATCCTGGACAACCGACGAGATAGTTCGAGCCAGTCTTGACCGGTACGGCGTGGAAAGTAATTTTCGGCAGAGTAAGGATACTGGCCTGGTCAGCCTGATGCCGTTACGGCACTGGACCGACAGCAAGATTCGGTGCCATATTTTTACCTGCATTGTTGCGTTGACCTATCTCCGCAGGATTGAGCTGATGGCACGTCGTGCCGGATTAGAGATGAGCTCAGCAACCATCATGGATACCATGCACAGGCTTCACTCCTGTCTGGTGTGGAACAAGGGGAGGAGAAAACCGGAGCGACTGCTTGAGGAACCGAGCGTGAAACAGGCAGCCATTCTGAAGGCGTTCGGGTATTACATTGACGGTGGGGTCTTACAAAGGGCCGGAGAGTAA
- a CDS encoding transposase, which yields MARIARVVCPGIPHHITQRGNRRQPVFFCDDDYLAYIELMGEWCRKHGVGIWAWCLMPNHVHLVAVPQTETGLARAIGEAHRRYTRRINFRENWRGHLWQERFASFPMDEHHLLASIRYVEMNPVAAGLVSEPGQYRWSSARAHLEGTDDLLASPFPFPELIPRWDDFLHLSTAEELEKLKRHEHTGRPLGSDSFVESMEKTLGRILRPQKPGPKKR from the coding sequence ATGGCAAGAATAGCAAGAGTTGTCTGTCCGGGGATTCCTCATCATATCACCCAGCGGGGGAATCGACGGCAGCCTGTTTTTTTCTGTGACGATGATTATCTCGCTTATATCGAGTTGATGGGGGAGTGGTGCCGTAAACATGGTGTCGGAATCTGGGCCTGGTGTCTAATGCCGAACCATGTCCATCTGGTTGCTGTGCCGCAAACGGAAACCGGGCTTGCCCGTGCCATTGGCGAGGCCCATCGCCGCTACACCAGAAGAATCAATTTCAGGGAGAACTGGCGTGGCCATTTATGGCAGGAACGATTTGCCTCCTTTCCCATGGACGAGCATCATCTGCTTGCATCAATTCGCTATGTGGAGATGAATCCGGTGGCGGCTGGGCTGGTGTCTGAACCGGGTCAATACCGCTGGAGCAGCGCCCGTGCTCATCTTGAAGGAACAGACGACCTACTGGCGTCTCCCTTCCCTTTTCCGGAACTGATCCCTCGTTGGGATGATTTCCTCCACCTGTCCACAGCCGAAGAACTTGAGAAACTGAAACGCCATGAGCATACCGGCCGGCCCCTGGGCAGCGACTCTTTCGTGGAGAGCATGGAGAAAACCCTGGGGAGAATTCTGAGACCCCAGAAACCCGGTCCTAAAAAGCGTTAG